The genomic region CAGATCGTGGTGAGTAGGCCTGTCCGTTCGCGGACGCGTTCCATAAACGTCTCGGCGCGGGCGCGGCCGCGGAGGGCGCCCTGGCGGAGGACGTCGCGGACGTAGTCGGGCCGCGCGGCGAGCTCCCGCCGGCGTTCGCGGGCCTCCGCGAAGTAGGCGGTCATGAGGCCGAGCAATTCCTTTTTGGCGTGGCCGTAGCCGTAACCGCCGGCGCGGTAGGCGCTGGCGACCTCACGCGCTTTTTCCGGGTCGGCGAAGAGCTTTATCAGGGCGTAGACGTTGTCTTTCTCAGGATCCTTGGGTTCTTCGAGCGGGGTAGAGTCCGTCACGATCCCCATGATCTTCTTTTTGAGGTCGGCCCCTTCGTCGAAGATGCCGATCGTGTTGTTGTAGCTCTTGGACATCTTCCGCCCGTCGACGCCCGGGACCACGGCCACGTCTTCCAGGATGAGCGGCTCGGGAACGGGAAAGATCGGATCGTCCTCCAGGCAGTAGGTGGCGTTAAAGCGCATCGCGAGGTCGCGCGTCATCTCGATGTGCTGCTTCTGGTCCGCCCCGACGGGCACCAGCGTGCCGCCGTAGATGAGGATGTCGGCCGCCTGGAGGACGGGGTAGTTCAGCAGGCCGGCGTTGGGCGACAGCCCCTGGGCGACCTTGTCTTTATAGGACACCCCCTTTTCGAGTGCGGAGACCGGCGTGAGGTTGTAGAAAATCCAGGCGAGCTCCGTGACCTGGGGGACATCGCTCTGGACGAACAGGCTGGCCTTCTCGGGGTCGAACCCGAGCGCCAGGTAATCGAGCGCCACATCCAGCGTATACCGCCGGAGCAGGTCGGCATCGCGCACGCTCGTCAGGGCGTGGTAGTTGACGATGAAGTAGTAGGCCTCGTGCCGCGTGTGCAGCCGGATGTGCTGCCGCAGGGCGCCAAAGTAGTTGCCGATATGCAGCGTGCCCGAGGGTTGGATGCCGGAGACGACGACAGTCGGGGCGGTGGACGGAGGCATGGGGTTGGGTTCGGGGTTAACTAGTTAACATTTAATATTAAATAATGCGAATCAGGAGTTGGAATGCGTGTTCCGCGTGATGTGGGAGTGCATAACTACTTAAGAAACCATTGAGTTTTGCGCATTGCATAACGAACAAGTCATCCCCGCGAAGGCGGGGACCCAGAAAAATGCCAATCTGACGGCTGGATCCCCGCCTGCGCGGGGATGACTATGCCTTCGGTCAAAGCCGAGTGGTGACATTTTGCCCTGTTTTTGACGTTTCAACTCCTGATTCGCATTTAACATTTAATATTAAATAAGTAATTGTAAACCTTAAGCCTACAGCAAATCCCCCGCGGCGGCGCGGAGGGCTTCGTGGAGGGCTCGGGCTTTGTTTTCGGTTTCTTCGAACTCGCGGGCGGGGTCGCTATCGGCGACGATGCCGGCGCCGGCCTGGATGTAGACGTCTTCGCCCTGGACGACCATCGTCCGAATCGCGATGCAGGTATCCATGTTTCCTGAAAAATCGATGTAGCCGAC from Rhodothermales bacterium harbors:
- a CDS encoding chorismate-binding protein, which produces VGYIDFSGNMDTCIAIRTMVVQGEDVYIQAGAGIVADSDPAREFEETENKARALHEALRAAAGDLL
- the trpS gene encoding tryptophan--tRNA ligase, with product MPPSTAPTVVVSGIQPSGTLHIGNYFGALRQHIRLHTRHEAYYFIVNYHALTSVRDADLLRRYTLDVALDYLALGFDPEKASLFVQSDVPQVTELAWIFYNLTPVSALEKGVSYKDKVAQGLSPNAGLLNYPVLQAADILIYGGTLVPVGADQKQHIEMTRDLAMRFNATYCLEDDPIFPVPEPLILEDVAVVPGVDGRKMSKSYNNTIGIFDEGADLKKKIMGIVTDSTPLEEPKDPEKDNVYALIKLFADPEKAREVASAYRAGGYGYGHAKKELLGLMTAYFAEARERRRELAARPDYVRDVLRQGALRGRARAETFMERVRERTGLLTTI